A genomic segment from Amphiura filiformis chromosome 10, Afil_fr2py, whole genome shotgun sequence encodes:
- the LOC140162646 gene encoding LOW QUALITY PROTEIN: uncharacterized protein (The sequence of the model RefSeq protein was modified relative to this genomic sequence to represent the inferred CDS: inserted 1 base in 1 codon), whose product MAFMTINGSMNGGNTRPLVLYISVHSPNEHSNDGRQRVFENLQVANAFPQVEFRPFRINGDSIFDDIMSLLLSQLTADDFQRLQMIVVNGYAQVQTGTLGGESFTGAFFKVILLALLHRFPSHNNNAGHKIAVVCAQCFSHIFVQQADSVPAKNPVFKFIPLPTXYMPYLLHTEDMPKVDWMKWDTQLFLKKLLVAPRSPASPTSPSITIMR is encoded by the exons atggcttttatGACCATCAATGGCTCTATGAACGGTGGTAATACCAGACCACTTGTGCTCTACATATCCGTACACTCTCCAAACGAACACAGTAACGATGGACGGCAGAGGGTATTTGAAAACCTGCAAGTCGCCAACGCATTCCCACAGGTGGAATTCCGTCCATTTCGCATCAACGGAGATTCTATTTTTGATGATATCATGAGTCTACTGCTTTCACAATTAACAGCAGACGATTTCCAGAGGTTGCAGATGATCGTTGTCAATGGTTATGCGCAGGTGCAGACGGGGACGCTGGGAGGGGAAAGCTTTACGGGGGCCTTCTTCAAAGTCATACTTCTGGCTTTACTTCACAG ATTCCCATCACATAACAACAACGCTGGACACAAAATAGCTGTAGTATGTGCGCAATGTTTTAGCCACATCTTCGTACAGCAAGCCGATTCGGTTCCCGCCAAAAATCCTGTCTTCAAATTCATCCCCTTACCAA GCTATATGCCGTACTTGCTGCACACAGAGGACATGCCAAAGGTAGACTGGATGAAATGGGACACTCAGTTGTTCTTGAAGAAGTTATTGGTGGCGCCCAGGTCACCTGCTTCACCTACTTCTCCAAGTATAACAATAATGAGATAG